In Archangium violaceum, the following are encoded in one genomic region:
- a CDS encoding protein-glutamate methylesterase/protein-glutamine glutaminase, with product MASVLRVLVVDDSAVVRQGMLMLLAREPGLVVEVASDPLIARQKMMSHRPDVLLLDLEMPRMDGLTFLRELMREDEPVPVVVCSGLAGPGSEMAVRALEEGAVEIISKPSLGVGDFLRESRSRLLESLRGAARARSRLARRMPTAPEETRQLEKPASTLLSVTTDKVVALGASTGGTEALRQILMPMPPDCPGIVIVQHMPEQFTTAFAKRLNEQCRIEVREAAPGDRVQQGRALIAPGNRHLRVKRSGGYYRVEVLDGPRVSGHIPSVDVLFHSVARAAGANAVGVLLTGMGEDGADGLLAMRQAGAATIAQDEASCVVFGMPRAAIERGAVDEVLPISLIGESVRRKAWQHVRAGR from the coding sequence ATGGCTTCCGTGTTGCGCGTGCTGGTGGTGGATGACTCCGCGGTGGTCCGCCAGGGCATGCTGATGCTGCTGGCGCGCGAGCCCGGCCTGGTGGTGGAGGTGGCGTCGGACCCGCTCATCGCCCGGCAGAAGATGATGAGCCACCGGCCGGACGTGCTCCTGCTGGATTTGGAGATGCCGCGCATGGACGGGCTGACGTTCCTGCGCGAGCTGATGCGCGAGGACGAGCCGGTGCCGGTGGTGGTGTGCTCCGGACTGGCGGGGCCGGGCTCGGAGATGGCCGTGCGGGCCCTGGAGGAGGGGGCGGTGGAGATCATCTCCAAGCCCTCGCTGGGCGTGGGGGACTTCCTGCGCGAGTCGAGGAGCCGGTTGCTGGAGTCCCTGCGGGGCGCGGCCCGGGCACGTTCCCGCCTGGCCCGGCGGATGCCCACCGCGCCCGAGGAGACACGGCAGCTGGAGAAACCGGCGTCCACGCTGCTCTCGGTGACGACGGACAAGGTGGTGGCGCTGGGGGCCTCGACGGGAGGCACCGAGGCGCTGCGGCAGATCCTGATGCCGATGCCTCCGGACTGCCCGGGGATCGTCATCGTGCAGCACATGCCCGAGCAGTTCACGACGGCCTTCGCGAAGCGGCTGAACGAGCAGTGCCGCATCGAGGTGAGGGAGGCGGCGCCGGGAGACCGGGTGCAGCAGGGCAGGGCGCTGATCGCCCCGGGCAACCGGCACCTGCGGGTGAAGCGCAGCGGCGGGTACTACCGGGTGGAAGTGCTGGATGGGCCGCGGGTGTCGGGGCACATTCCGAGCGTGGACGTGCTGTTCCACTCGGTGGCGCGAGCGGCGGGCGCCAACGCCGTGGGGGTACTGCTGACGGGGATGGGCGAGGACGGCGCGGATGGGCTGTTGGCGATGAGACAGGCGGGCGCGGCGACCATCGCCCAGGACGAGGCGAGCTGCGTGGTGTTCGGCATGCCACGCGCGGCCATCGAGCGCGGCGCGGTGGACGAGGTGTTGCCGATCTCGCTCATCGGCGAGTCCGTGCGGCGCAAGGCATGGCAGCACGTCAGAGCAGGGCGCTAA
- a CDS encoding chemotaxis protein CheW yields the protein MSGQIPAASMQYLSFILAGEEYALGILQVKEIIEYDTVTRIPGAPVWVRGVFNLRGSVVPVVDVAVKLGMPPATLTRWSCIVVVELKLNGERLVLGLLADAIGQVMELDPGEVVPPPSFGTPVHVDYLMGMGRPGGGKKFVLLMDIDKVLSSQEVLVASTLRTQAEGPAQKDA from the coding sequence ATGAGCGGACAGATTCCCGCGGCATCCATGCAGTACCTCAGCTTCATCCTCGCCGGAGAGGAGTACGCGCTTGGCATCCTCCAGGTGAAGGAGATCATCGAGTACGACACCGTGACGCGCATTCCCGGAGCCCCGGTCTGGGTGAGGGGCGTGTTCAACCTGCGAGGCAGCGTGGTGCCCGTGGTGGACGTGGCGGTGAAGCTGGGAATGCCACCGGCCACGCTGACGAGGTGGAGCTGCATCGTGGTGGTGGAGTTGAAGCTGAATGGGGAGCGGCTCGTGCTGGGGCTGCTGGCGGATGCCATCGGACAGGTCATGGAGCTGGACCCCGGTGAGGTGGTGCCGCCGCCGTCGTTCGGCACGCCGGTGCACGTGGACTACCTGATGGGGATGGGACGGCCCGGCGGGGGGAAGAAGTTCGTGCTGCTGATGGACATCGACAAGGTGCTCAGCAGTCAGGAGGTGCTGGTTGCCAGCACGTTGCGGACCCAGGCGGAGGGGCCCGCCCAGAAGGACGCATGA
- a CDS encoding two-component system sensor histidine kinase NtrB produces MPTHPPRPSECPGEQPSCAFPNPTPPDCGEDFRLLVESVEDAALFMLGPDGRITSWNTGGERITGYCAAEALGMHFSKAYLEEDLATGLPQRLLEEAESSGKARTEGWRVRKDGSRFYSRTLYTALRGPDGRLRGFAGMTRDITARRETEARLREAQDSLRRNETLSLMGALVAGVAHEVRNPLFGISATLDAFEARFGQSREHVPYVSMLRREVSRLHQLVHGLLTYGRPPSTELHPCTLSSVLDEAVSVTAALAHEREVHVEVRVAPDLPRIPMDPGRLAQVFQNLLANALQHSPHGGTVRLIARRSPDEEATRVECLVMDQGPGFSPEDLPHVFEPFYSQRPGGVGLGLSIVQRIVEEHRGSVSVGNRPEGGAEVRVCLPAEGALNAATDSGGR; encoded by the coding sequence ATGCCGACCCATCCGCCTCGACCCTCGGAATGCCCCGGTGAGCAGCCCTCCTGTGCGTTCCCCAATCCCACCCCCCCGGACTGCGGTGAGGACTTCCGCCTCCTGGTCGAGAGCGTGGAGGACGCCGCCCTCTTCATGCTCGGGCCCGATGGCCGCATCACGAGCTGGAACACGGGCGGCGAGCGCATCACGGGCTACTGCGCCGCGGAGGCCCTCGGGATGCACTTCTCGAAGGCCTACCTCGAGGAGGACCTCGCCACGGGTCTGCCCCAGCGGCTGTTGGAGGAGGCGGAGTCCTCGGGCAAGGCGCGGACCGAGGGCTGGCGGGTGCGCAAGGACGGCTCGCGCTTCTACTCCCGCACCCTCTACACCGCGCTGCGGGGCCCGGATGGCCGGCTTCGCGGCTTCGCCGGGATGACCCGCGACATCACCGCGCGCCGCGAGACCGAGGCCCGGCTGCGCGAGGCGCAGGACTCGCTGCGCCGCAACGAGACCCTGTCGCTGATGGGGGCGCTGGTGGCCGGCGTGGCCCACGAGGTGCGCAATCCCCTCTTCGGCATCTCCGCCACCCTGGATGCCTTCGAGGCGCGCTTCGGCCAATCACGGGAGCACGTGCCCTACGTCTCCATGCTCCGGCGCGAGGTGTCGCGCCTGCACCAGCTCGTGCACGGGCTGCTCACCTATGGCCGCCCGCCCAGCACCGAGCTCCACCCCTGTACGCTCTCCAGCGTGCTCGACGAGGCCGTGTCCGTCACCGCCGCCCTCGCCCATGAGCGCGAGGTCCACGTGGAGGTGCGGGTGGCGCCGGACCTGCCCCGCATCCCCATGGATCCAGGCCGGCTCGCCCAGGTGTTCCAGAACCTGCTCGCCAACGCGCTCCAGCACTCCCCACACGGTGGCACCGTGCGGCTCATCGCGCGGAGGAGCCCGGACGAGGAAGCCACCCGGGTCGAGTGCCTGGTGATGGACCAGGGGCCCGGCTTCTCACCCGAGGATCTGCCGCACGTCTTCGAGCCCTTCTACTCTCAGCGTCCAGGGGGGGTGGGTCTTGGCCTCTCCATCGTCCAACGTATCGTGGAGGAACATCGTGGCTCGGTCTCCGTGGGCAACAGGCCCGAGGGGGGCGCCGAGGTCCGGGTGTGCCTGCCTGCCGAGGGGGCGCTGAATGCAGCGACGGATTCTGGTGGTCGATGA
- a CDS encoding two-component system sensor histidine kinase NtrB, with protein sequence MSPFTGSPHEGQGPWRRSPTPASPDRDEDFRLLVESVEDAALLMLDPGGRITSWNVGAERIKGHRAEDILGRHFSVLFSEEDVAVGRPRRLLSTAEARGKARDEGWRVRADGSRFYAHVVLTALRGPDGELRGFAKVTRDITARRETEARLREAQESLRRGESLSRMGTLVAGVAHEVRNPLFGISATLDALEAQPGHPQPTAHSLTLLRREVSRLDTLMRELLTYGRPRSTELQPGPLSSVLDAALDATAALAREREVRVEPRVEPDLPRVAMEPGRLTQVFHNLLTNALQHSPRGGTVWLTARHVVGDGAPRVECGVRDQGPGFPPEELPRAFEPFFTRRTGGVGLGLPIVQRIVEEHHGTVSVGNRPEGGAEVRVCLPTGG encoded by the coding sequence GTGTCTCCCTTCACCGGCTCGCCTCACGAGGGCCAGGGGCCCTGGAGGAGATCGCCGACGCCCGCCAGCCCGGACCGCGACGAGGACTTCCGCCTCCTGGTCGAGAGCGTGGAGGACGCCGCCCTCCTCATGCTCGACCCCGGTGGCCGCATCACGAGCTGGAATGTCGGCGCCGAGCGCATCAAGGGGCACCGCGCCGAGGACATCCTCGGGCGGCACTTCTCCGTCCTCTTCTCCGAGGAGGACGTCGCCGTGGGCCGGCCCCGGCGGCTGCTGAGCACGGCGGAGGCGCGGGGCAAGGCCCGGGACGAGGGCTGGCGGGTGCGCGCGGACGGCTCGCGCTTCTACGCCCATGTCGTCCTCACCGCCCTGCGCGGCCCCGACGGCGAGCTCCGCGGCTTCGCCAAGGTGACACGTGACATCACCGCGCGCCGCGAGACCGAGGCCCGGCTGCGTGAGGCGCAGGAGTCGCTGCGCCGCGGTGAGTCCCTGTCCCGGATGGGCACGCTCGTGGCCGGCGTGGCCCACGAGGTGCGCAACCCCCTCTTCGGCATCTCCGCCACGCTCGACGCCCTGGAGGCGCAGCCCGGTCATCCCCAGCCGACCGCGCACTCCCTCACCCTGCTGCGGCGCGAGGTGTCACGCCTCGACACGCTCATGCGGGAGCTGCTCACCTACGGCCGCCCGCGGAGCACCGAGCTGCAGCCGGGCCCGCTCTCCAGCGTGCTGGACGCGGCCTTGGACGCCACCGCCGCCCTCGCCCGCGAGCGCGAGGTGCGCGTGGAGCCACGGGTGGAGCCGGACCTGCCCCGCGTGGCCATGGAGCCGGGGCGGCTCACCCAGGTGTTCCACAACCTGCTCACCAACGCCCTCCAGCACTCCCCGCGCGGCGGCACCGTGTGGCTCACCGCGCGGCACGTCGTGGGCGACGGGGCCCCCCGGGTGGAGTGCGGGGTGAGGGACCAGGGACCTGGCTTCCCACCCGAGGAACTGCCGCGCGCCTTCGAGCCCTTCTTCACCCGCCGGACGGGCGGCGTGGGCCTGGGCCTCCCCATCGTCCAACGCATCGTGGAGGAGCACCACGGGACGGTCTCCGTCGGCAACCGGCCCGAGGGGGGCGCCGAGGTCCGCGTGTGTCTCCCCACGGGAGGATGA
- a CDS encoding methyl-accepting chemotaxis protein, protein MTWFYDLKISFKLMLAFLFLSLLNLLLGVFAIVQLGKMNDATDEVTDNWMPSITYVSSANTDTSDFLIFEQQHVLTNDAAQMAQYERDMRRELESVNDNFKKYEPYMTTEEERRLSAEFLALWKDYLEEHEKILALSRANQKEEARVLSHGRAQQTYQAASDKLEDLVVFILKASQKASDDSDATHDLARGWIFSAMGGSFLVGLLLSVVLARVISRPLSNALQVADRIAEGDLTVRISSESQDETGRLLTAMQRMVQKLAEVIGEVREGSDALASASAQVSSSSQSLAQGTSEQASSVEETTSSLEQMTASITQNRDHSRQMEQMAMQGARDAEESGRAVKETVEAMSSIAQKISIIEEIAYQTNLLALNAAIEAARAGEHGKGFAVVATEVRKLAERSQTAAREISGLASGSVKVATRSGELLTELVPSIRKTADLVQEVVAASTEQAGGVGQMNKAMAHVDQVTQRNASASEELASTAEEMSAQAEALSQLVSFFRVADGGRGSRPVQRPPAQKVSAAHGLKAAAHGLGSTAPAPRATLPAALPDEDREFKRF, encoded by the coding sequence ATGACCTGGTTCTACGACCTGAAGATCTCCTTCAAGCTGATGCTGGCCTTCCTCTTCTTGAGCCTCCTCAATCTCCTGCTGGGGGTCTTCGCCATCGTCCAGCTGGGCAAGATGAACGATGCGACCGATGAGGTGACCGACAACTGGATGCCGAGCATCACTTATGTCTCGAGCGCGAATACCGACACCTCGGACTTCCTCATCTTCGAGCAGCAGCACGTCCTCACGAACGACGCCGCCCAGATGGCCCAGTACGAGCGGGACATGCGGCGGGAGTTGGAATCCGTCAACGACAACTTCAAGAAGTACGAGCCGTACATGACCACCGAGGAGGAGCGGCGCCTGTCCGCGGAGTTCCTCGCGCTCTGGAAGGACTACCTGGAAGAGCACGAGAAGATCCTCGCGCTGTCGCGCGCCAACCAGAAAGAGGAGGCCCGCGTCCTCAGCCACGGCCGTGCGCAGCAGACCTACCAGGCCGCCTCCGACAAGCTGGAGGATCTGGTGGTGTTCATCCTCAAGGCCTCGCAGAAGGCGTCGGACGACTCGGATGCCACCCATGACCTCGCGCGAGGGTGGATCTTCTCCGCCATGGGGGGCAGCTTCCTCGTCGGCCTGCTGCTCAGCGTCGTCCTCGCCCGGGTCATCTCCCGGCCGCTGAGCAACGCGCTCCAGGTGGCGGACCGCATCGCCGAGGGAGATCTCACCGTGCGCATCTCCTCGGAGTCGCAGGACGAGACGGGGCGGCTGCTGACGGCCATGCAGCGCATGGTGCAGAAGCTCGCCGAGGTCATCGGCGAGGTGCGAGAGGGCTCCGATGCGCTGGCCTCCGCCTCCGCGCAGGTGTCCTCCTCCTCGCAGAGCCTGGCCCAGGGCACCAGCGAGCAGGCCAGCAGCGTGGAGGAGACCACCTCCAGCCTGGAGCAGATGACGGCCAGCATCACGCAGAACCGGGACCACAGCCGGCAGATGGAGCAGATGGCCATGCAGGGCGCCCGGGACGCCGAGGAGAGTGGCCGGGCGGTGAAGGAGACGGTGGAGGCCATGAGCTCCATCGCGCAGAAGATCTCCATCATCGAGGAGATCGCCTACCAGACGAACCTGCTGGCGCTCAACGCGGCGATCGAAGCGGCGAGGGCGGGAGAGCACGGCAAGGGCTTCGCGGTGGTGGCCACGGAGGTGCGCAAGCTGGCCGAGCGCAGCCAGACGGCGGCGAGGGAGATTTCGGGGCTGGCCTCGGGCAGCGTGAAGGTGGCGACGCGCTCGGGAGAGCTGCTGACGGAGCTGGTGCCCTCCATCCGCAAGACGGCGGACCTGGTGCAGGAAGTGGTGGCGGCCTCGACGGAGCAGGCCGGTGGGGTGGGGCAGATGAACAAGGCGATGGCGCACGTGGACCAGGTGACGCAGCGCAATGCGTCGGCCTCGGAGGAGCTGGCGTCCACGGCGGAGGAGATGTCCGCCCAGGCGGAGGCGCTCAGCCAGCTCGTGTCCTTCTTCCGCGTCGCCGATGGGGGGCGCGGCTCCCGGCCGGTGCAACGTCCTCCGGCCCAGAAGGTCTCCGCCGCGCACGGGCTGAAGGCCGCGGCGCATGGGCTCGGGTCCACGGCTCCGGCTCCTCGGGCCACCCTCCCCGCCGCGCTCCCGGATGAGGACCGCGAGTTCAAGCGCTTCTAG
- a CDS encoding peroxidase: MFLEDVEKHEGTGPYSELIRRARGQGMPLAGIWHLFAFKPEMTNALAQLTQVAMRGPSPLSPGMRELIAAFTSRRNQCVY, translated from the coding sequence ATGTTCCTCGAGGATGTGGAGAAGCACGAAGGGACGGGCCCCTACTCGGAGCTGATCCGCCGTGCGCGCGGGCAGGGCATGCCGCTGGCGGGCATCTGGCACCTGTTCGCCTTCAAGCCGGAGATGACGAACGCGCTGGCGCAGCTCACCCAGGTGGCGATGCGAGGCCCCTCGCCCCTGTCGCCCGGGATGCGCGAGCTGATCGCCGCCTTCACCTCGCGGCGCAACCAGTGTGTGTATTGA
- a CDS encoding peroxidase, producing MLFRFLEKVNRESERIQREDVEAVKAAGWTDEAVYDAITVCSLFNFYNRWNDAMGVREHPVEVYQRSAERLAQVGYAGPPADKKE from the coding sequence GTGCTGTTCCGCTTTCTGGAGAAGGTGAATCGCGAGTCGGAGCGCATCCAACGCGAGGACGTGGAGGCGGTGAAGGCGGCGGGCTGGACGGACGAGGCCGTCTACGACGCCATCACCGTGTGCTCGCTGTTCAACTTCTACAACCGGTGGAACGACGCCATGGGCGTGCGCGAGCACCCGGTCGAGGTCTACCAGCGCAGCGCCGAGCGGCTCGCCCAGGTGGGCTACGCGGGCCCGCCGGCCGACAAGAAGGAGTAG
- a CDS encoding chemotaxis protein CheA, which produces MKPELEKVHAVFLTETEEQLTSLEQDLLALEASPGPETLRAVFRTVHTLKGGAAVMGLSEAVELAHTLEDLLTRLEGGALVLHSGLGTLLLQSVDAMRELVGLRPVAEPDLRLPARDVHALLDSTVKAARPMAPPSSAGGMERASREPCAESSESSPARERTLRVGLDRLDRMLDLTGEIAIARGRLTSMLVQAHRYTPQQLLEAHREADRLYLDLQELVMKVRMVPIGRTFQPFTRTVRDLCMATGKLVRLEVSGEDVEVDTTVAELIRDPLTHLVRNAMDHGMETPEVRRERGKDPTGTLALRAFHEAGTIVIQVSEDGAGLDRARIAARARERGLLLSEEMPPDADLFAFIFEPGFSTAERITELSGRGVGMDVVKRNVEALRGTITVDTSPGQGATFSLRLPLTLSIIEGFSVGVGEETYVIPLENVLECVELPPDERRPGRTGFINLRGEPLPYLRLREHFQLGGELPPRENIVVIGHERGQAGIAVDTLLGQGQTVIKPLGKLCQGLPGLAGSTLLGDGRVALILDVPALLQQALKAAQPAVAA; this is translated from the coding sequence ATGAAGCCCGAGTTGGAGAAGGTCCATGCCGTCTTCCTCACGGAGACGGAGGAGCAGCTCACCAGCCTGGAGCAGGACCTGCTCGCGCTCGAGGCGTCTCCCGGTCCGGAGACCTTGCGAGCGGTCTTCCGCACGGTGCACACCCTGAAGGGCGGCGCGGCCGTCATGGGCCTCTCCGAGGCGGTGGAGCTGGCGCATACGCTCGAGGACCTGCTCACCCGGCTGGAAGGGGGGGCGCTGGTGCTGCACTCGGGGCTGGGCACCCTGCTGCTGCAGTCGGTGGACGCGATGCGCGAGCTGGTGGGCCTGCGGCCCGTGGCCGAGCCCGACCTGCGTCTGCCCGCCCGGGACGTGCACGCGCTGCTCGACAGCACGGTGAAGGCCGCCCGGCCCATGGCCCCGCCCTCATCGGCGGGCGGCATGGAGCGGGCCTCGCGGGAGCCGTGCGCCGAGTCCTCCGAGTCCTCTCCGGCCCGTGAGCGCACCCTGCGCGTGGGGCTGGACCGGTTGGACCGGATGCTGGACCTCACCGGGGAGATCGCCATCGCGCGCGGGCGCCTCACCTCCATGCTCGTGCAGGCGCACCGCTACACGCCGCAGCAACTGCTGGAGGCGCACCGAGAGGCGGACCGGCTCTACCTGGACCTGCAGGAGCTGGTGATGAAGGTGCGGATGGTGCCCATCGGCCGCACCTTCCAGCCCTTCACGCGCACGGTGAGAGACCTGTGCATGGCCACCGGCAAGCTGGTGCGGTTGGAGGTGAGCGGCGAGGACGTGGAGGTGGACACCACCGTCGCCGAGCTCATCCGCGACCCGCTCACCCACCTGGTGCGCAACGCGATGGACCACGGCATGGAAACGCCGGAGGTGCGCCGGGAGCGAGGCAAGGACCCCACCGGAACGCTGGCCCTGCGCGCCTTCCACGAGGCGGGCACCATCGTCATCCAGGTGTCGGAGGACGGGGCCGGGCTGGACCGGGCCCGCATCGCCGCCCGGGCGCGTGAGCGCGGACTGCTGCTCTCCGAGGAGATGCCCCCCGACGCGGACCTCTTCGCCTTCATCTTCGAGCCGGGCTTCTCCACCGCCGAGCGCATCACCGAGCTGTCCGGCCGCGGCGTGGGCATGGACGTGGTGAAGCGCAACGTGGAGGCGTTGCGCGGCACCATCACCGTGGACACCTCGCCCGGCCAGGGCGCCACCTTCAGCCTCCGCCTGCCGCTCACCCTCTCCATCATCGAGGGCTTCTCCGTCGGGGTGGGGGAGGAGACGTACGTCATTCCGCTGGAGAACGTGCTCGAGTGCGTGGAGCTGCCCCCCGACGAGCGCCGCCCCGGCCGCACCGGCTTCATCAACCTGCGTGGCGAGCCGCTGCCCTACCTGCGCCTGCGCGAGCACTTCCAGCTCGGCGGCGAGCTGCCTCCCCGCGAGAACATCGTCGTCATCGGCCATGAGCGCGGCCAGGCGGGCATCGCCGTGGACACGTTGCTCGGCCAGGGCCAGACGGTCATCAAACCCCTGGGCAAGCTGTGCCAGGGATTGCCCGGGCTGGCCGGCTCCACCCTGTTGGGCGATGGCCGGGTGGCCCTCATCCTCGATGTGCCCGCGCTCCTGCAACAGGCCTTGAAGGCGGCTCAGCCCGCCGTCGCGGCTTGA
- a CDS encoding sigma-54-dependent transcriptional regulator — MQRRILVVDDEPAVRFGIRHFLEAHGLEVVEAEGCRQARELFRGSRPDLVLLDYRLRDGTALDLLPEMRAMDPSIPVLVLTAHVSIDTAVQVIKHGAEHFLPKPVELPTLLMMVERLLEAQQTRRRQQALAASGPEALNPFLGGSRAIRELESTARRVLDSDSAVLIQGETGSGKGVLATWLHLHGSRGAGPLVQLNCAGLSPQFLETELFGHERGAFTSAVSRKQGLLEVAHRGTVFLDEIGDMDLLVQPKLLKVLEEKRFRRLGEVEDRSVDVRLIAATHQNLAEAVSVHRFRSDLYFRISALPLFIPALRERPEDIPVITRDLLARLSRELGRPGLDLTPEAEAALRAYSWPGNLRELRNVLERAVLLSCAPVLRPDDLQFNHVLARALSPSPAEPRRSSSEPAELDLTLREVERRHIERVLAAEGGHVERTARRLGIPRSSLYQKLKRLGLSSKI; from the coding sequence ATGCAGCGACGGATTCTGGTGGTCGATGACGAGCCGGCGGTCCGTTTCGGCATCCGCCACTTCCTCGAGGCGCACGGATTGGAAGTCGTCGAGGCGGAGGGTTGCCGCCAGGCACGCGAGCTCTTCCGTGGCTCCCGGCCCGACCTGGTGCTGCTCGACTACCGCCTGCGGGATGGCACCGCGCTCGACCTGCTCCCGGAGATGCGGGCGATGGACCCCTCCATCCCGGTGCTGGTGCTCACCGCACATGTCTCCATCGACACCGCCGTCCAGGTCATCAAGCACGGCGCGGAACACTTCCTGCCCAAGCCGGTGGAGCTGCCCACCCTGTTGATGATGGTGGAGCGCCTGCTGGAGGCCCAGCAGACGCGCCGCCGGCAGCAGGCGCTCGCCGCGAGCGGCCCCGAGGCGCTCAATCCCTTCCTGGGTGGGAGCCGCGCCATCCGCGAGCTGGAGTCCACCGCGCGCCGCGTGCTGGACAGCGACAGCGCCGTCCTCATCCAGGGCGAGACGGGCAGTGGCAAGGGCGTGCTCGCCACGTGGCTGCACCTGCACGGCTCGCGCGGCGCGGGCCCGCTGGTCCAGCTCAACTGCGCGGGGCTGTCCCCGCAGTTCCTCGAGACGGAGCTCTTCGGCCACGAGCGAGGGGCCTTCACCAGCGCCGTGAGCCGCAAGCAGGGCCTGCTGGAGGTGGCCCACCGCGGCACCGTGTTCCTCGACGAGATTGGCGACATGGACCTCCTGGTGCAGCCCAAGCTGCTCAAGGTGCTGGAGGAGAAGCGCTTCCGCCGGCTGGGCGAGGTGGAGGACCGCTCGGTGGATGTGCGTCTCATCGCCGCCACCCACCAGAACCTGGCCGAGGCCGTGAGCGTTCACCGCTTCCGCAGCGACCTGTACTTCCGCATCAGCGCCCTGCCGCTGTTCATCCCCGCGCTGCGCGAGCGGCCCGAGGACATCCCCGTCATCACCCGGGACCTGCTCGCGCGGCTCTCCCGCGAGCTCGGACGCCCCGGGTTGGACCTGACGCCCGAGGCCGAGGCCGCCCTGCGCGCCTACTCGTGGCCCGGCAACCTGCGCGAGCTGCGCAACGTGCTGGAGCGCGCCGTGCTGCTCTCCTGCGCCCCCGTCCTGCGGCCGGACGACCTGCAGTTCAACCATGTCCTCGCGCGAGCGCTCTCCCCCTCGCCCGCGGAGCCCAGGCGTTCTTCCTCCGAGCCCGCGGAGCTGGACCTGACCCTGCGGGAGGTGGAGCGCCGACACATCGAGCGGGTGCTCGCCGCCGAGGGCGGACACGTAGAGCGGACGGCCAGACGGCTCGGCATTCCGCGCAGCTCGCTCTACCAGAAGCTCAAGAGACTGGGCCTCTCGTCCAAAATCTAG
- a CDS encoding CheR family methyltransferase produces MNQVSAMGDESIRGDRPPAPLHEPLELTEREFLGYQRLVHREAGIWLSPVKRALLVGRVSRRLRELGGISFSAYLKRVEDDDAERVRLLDALCTHETHFFREPRHFELLEREVLPRWRAQGDTGSGEGRRVRVWSAGCSTGEEPFTLAMVLRHHLPAGEGWHIDILATDLSTRILEQARRALWPLDKSREIPKPYLRYMLKGTGSQEGRMKAGPELRSLVRFQRVNLNDGQGVAGRFDMVFCRNVLIYFDAASKARAVERLVGHLSPRGLLFLGHSESLSGLGWRFRTVMPTVYALRTPVIDETATSG; encoded by the coding sequence ATGAACCAGGTATCGGCCATGGGTGACGAATCCATCCGGGGGGACAGGCCGCCCGCCCCCCTTCACGAGCCACTGGAGCTCACCGAGCGGGAGTTTCTCGGCTACCAACGGCTCGTCCATCGAGAGGCGGGCATCTGGCTGTCACCGGTGAAGCGGGCGTTGCTGGTGGGGCGGGTGTCGCGGCGGCTGCGCGAGCTGGGCGGCATCTCGTTCAGCGCCTACTTGAAGCGGGTGGAGGACGACGACGCGGAGCGGGTGCGGCTGTTGGATGCGCTCTGCACGCACGAGACGCACTTCTTCCGCGAGCCGCGGCACTTCGAGCTCCTGGAGCGCGAGGTGCTGCCACGCTGGCGCGCGCAAGGAGACACCGGCAGCGGCGAGGGGCGGCGGGTGCGGGTGTGGAGCGCGGGGTGCTCGACGGGGGAGGAGCCCTTCACCCTGGCCATGGTGCTGCGCCACCACCTGCCGGCCGGGGAGGGCTGGCACATCGACATCCTGGCGACCGACCTCTCCACCCGCATCCTCGAGCAGGCGCGCCGGGCGCTCTGGCCGTTGGACAAGTCGCGGGAGATTCCCAAGCCCTACCTGCGCTACATGTTGAAGGGCACGGGCAGCCAGGAAGGGCGCATGAAGGCGGGCCCCGAGCTGCGCTCGCTGGTACGCTTCCAGCGAGTGAACCTGAATGATGGCCAGGGCGTGGCGGGGCGCTTCGACATGGTCTTCTGCCGCAACGTCCTCATCTATTTCGACGCGGCCTCGAAGGCCCGGGCGGTGGAGCGGCTGGTGGGACACCTGTCGCCCCGGGGACTCCTCTTCCTCGGGCATTCGGAGAGCCTCTCCGGGCTCGGATGGCGATTCCGTACGGTGATGCCTACCGTGTACGCGCTACGAACTCCGGTCATCGACGAGACCGCCACGAGCGGGTGA